From Scleropages formosus chromosome 1, fSclFor1.1, whole genome shotgun sequence, a single genomic window includes:
- the LOC114909039 gene encoding histone H3 encodes MARTKQTARKSTGGKAPRKQLATKAARKSAPATGGVKKPHRYRPGTVALREIRRYQKSTELLIRKLPFQRLVREIAQDFKTDLRFQSSAVMALQEASEAYLVGLFEDTNLCAIHAKRVTIMPKDIQLARRIRGERA; translated from the coding sequence ATGGCTCGTACTAAGCAAACCGCTCGCAAATCTACTGGTGGCAAAGCTCCCAGGAAGCAGCTTGCTACCAAGGCTGCACGCAAAAGTGCCCCAGCTACGGGCGGCGTGAAGAAACCTCACCGTTACAGGCCCGGCACGGTAGCTCTGAGAGAGATCCGCCGCTACCAGAAATCCACGGAGCTGCTGATCCGCAAGCTGCCGTTCCAGCGCCTGGTGCGAGAAATCGCCCAGGACTTCAAGACTGATCTTCGTTTCCAGAGCTCTGCTGTCATGGCTCTGCAGGAGGCTAGCGAGGCTTACCTGGTTGGTCTGTTTGAAGACACCAACTTGTGCGCTATTCACGCCAAGAGGGTGACCATCATGCCCAAAGACATCCAGCTAGCCCGTCGTATCCGGGGAGAGCGCGCTTGA
- the LOC108926490 gene encoding histone H2A-like has protein sequence MSGRGKTGGKTRAKAKTRSSRAGLQFPVGRVHRLLRKGNYAERVGAGAPVYLAAVLEYLTAEILELAGNAARDNKKTRIIPRHLQLAVRNDEELNKLLGGVTIAQGGVLPNIQAVLLPKKTEKTVKTK, from the coding sequence ATGAGTGGACGTGGAAAAACCGGTGGGAAAACAAGAGCTAAGGCTAAGACCCGTTCATCTAGAGCTGGACTGCAGTTTCCAGTCGGCCGTGTTCACAGGTTGCTGCGCAAAGGCAACTATGCTGAGCGCGTTGGTGCTGGAGCCCCAGTTTACTTGGCTGCTGTGCTCGAGTACCTGACTGCTGAAATCCTCGAGTTGGCTGGCAATGCTGCCCGGGACAATAAGAAAACGCGCATCATTCCCCGCCATCTGCAGCTCGCTGTCCGCAACGATGAGGAGCTGAACAAATTGCTGGGAGGCGTCACGATCGCCCAGGGTGGCGTGCTTCCTAATATTCAGGCTGTTCTTTTGCCTAAGAAAACGGAGAAGACTGTCAAGACTAAGTAA
- the LOC108926458 gene encoding histone H1-like, which translates to MAEVAPAPAAAAPAKASKKKAASKPKKAGPSVGDLIVKAVSASKERNGVSLAALKKALAAAGYDVEKNNSRVKLAIKSLVTKGILVQTKGTGASGSFKLNKKQAEATKKKPAKKEAPKAKKPAAKKPAAAKKPKKVAAKKAASSAKKSPKKAKKPAAAAKKATPKKAKKPAAAKKATKSPKKAKAAAKPKVAKPKSSKAKKAAPKKK; encoded by the coding sequence ATGGCAGAAGTcgctccagctccagcagccGCCGCTCCGGCTAAAGCTTCCAAGAAGAAGGCTGCGTCCAAGCCTAAGAAGGCGGGTCCCAGCGTCGGGGACCTGATCGTGAAAGCCGTCTCGGCCTCCAAGGAGCGAAACGGCGTGTCTCTGGCCGCCCTGAAAAAGGCTCTGGCGGCAGCAGGCTACGATGTGGAGAAGAACAACTCCCGCGTCAAGCTGGCAATCAAAAGCCTGGTGACCAAAGGCATTCTGGTCCAGACCAAAGGGACCGGCGCCTCTGGCTCGTTCAAGCTGAACAAGAAGCAGGCGGAGGCCACCAAGAAGAAGCCGGCCAAGAAGGAGGCTCCGAAAGCCAAGAAGCCAGCCGCAAAGAAGCCTGCCGCGGCCAAGAAGCCCAAGAAGGTGGCTGCGAAGAAAGCCGCCTCCTCCGCCAAGAAGTCCCCGAAGAAGGCGAAGAAGCCCGCTGCGGCAGCTAAAAAGGCGACCCCTAAGAAAGCTAAGAAGCCGGCAGCGGCCAAGAAGGCGACCAAGAGCCCCAAGAAGGCAAAGGCGGCAGCCAAGCCCAAAGTGGCAAAGCCCAAGAGCAGCAAGGCTAAGAAAGCGGCTCCTAAAAAGAAGTGA